GCGGCGCGCTCCCGCCTGAGCCGACGCTCTGGCGTCTGCTGTGGGGCTTCACTCCCAACGGCGTCGGCCTCGCCGTCGTCGGGCTCGGGCTCGCGTTCTACGTCGCCGGGCTCCGCGTCATGCGGCGCCGTGGTGACTCCTGGCCGGTCGGCCGCACGATCTCGTGGATGACGGGACTCGTCGTCATCGGCTGGGCGACGTTCGGTGGCCTCGGGGTCTACTCCCACGTGCTCTTCAGCGCGCACATGGTCTCGCACATGATGCTCAGCATGGTCGCGCCGATCTTCCTGGTGCTTGGCGCCCCGGTGACGCTGGCACTGCGGACGCTGCCCGGGCCGCGCAGCAAGGGCGACGTGTCGCCCCGGCAGATGCTGGTGTCGTTCCTGCACTCGCGGTTCACGAAGGTCGTCACGTTCCCGCTGGTCGTCGCGCTGGTCTTCATCGGGAGCCTGTACGGGCTCTACTTCACGCCGCTGTTCGAGACCGCCATGGAGAGCCACATCGGTCACGGACTGATGGAGCTGCACTTCCTCGCCGCAGGCTCGCTGTTCTACTACGTGATCGTCGGGGTCGATCCGTCCCCACGCACGATCGCACCGCTCTGGCGGTTCGTGATCCTGATGGTGACGATCCCGTTCCACGCGTTCTTCTCGATCGCGATGATGTCCATGACGACCGTGGTCGCCGAGGACTTCTACACCTCGCTCGACCGGCCGTACGCCACGGACCTCCTCGCCGACCAGTACCTCGGCGGTGGCATCGCCTGGGCGATGGGCGAGGTCCCGCTCGTGATCGTGATGGCGGCCCTGTTCGTCCAGTGGTTCCGATCGGACTCCCGAGAGGCCGAACGGCACGACCGAGCGGCCGGGCGCAACGACGACGCCGACCTCGCCGCCTACAACGCCTACCTCGCCCAGCTCGCCGGGCGACCGGAGTCGAAGCCCGGGCAGACAGAAGCCCGGTCGGCCACGAGGACCGACCGGGCTTCCGACAGCTGACGGGCTACGGGGTGTAGAGCGTCGTGGTGTTCGTACGGGCGGCCTCGAAGCGCGCCTGCACGTCGGCCCAGTTGACGACGTTCCACCAGGCCTTGACGTAGTCGGCCTTGACGTTCTGGTACTGCAGGTAGAACGCGTGCTCCCACATGTCGAGCATGAGGAGCGGGACCAGCCCGACCGGCAGGTTGCCCTGGTGGTCGTACAGCTGGCAGATGATCGGGCGCTGCGCGAGCGTCTCCCACGCGAGGATCGACCAGCCCGAGCCCTGGATGCCGAGGGCGGTGGCCTCGAAGTGGGCGCGGAACTTGTCGAACGACCCGAAGAAGTTGTCGAGGGCCGCGCCGAGCTCGCCGTCCGGCTTGTCGCCGCCGTCGGGCGACATGTTCGGCCAGAACACCGAGTGGTTCACGTGCCCCGCGAGGTTGAACGCGAGGTTCTTCTCCAAGAGGTTGACCGTCGACAGCGCGTCCTTGTCGCGGGCCTCGGCCATCTGCTCCAGCGCCTGGTTGGCGCCGTTGACGTACGTCTGGTGGTGCTTGTCGTGGTGAAGCTCCATGAT
Above is a genomic segment from Mumia sp. Pv4-285 containing:
- a CDS encoding superoxide dismutase, which gives rise to MADYTLPDLPYDYGALEPHISGKIMELHHDKHHQTYVNGANQALEQMAEARDKDALSTVNLLEKNLAFNLAGHVNHSVFWPNMSPDGGDKPDGELGAALDNFFGSFDKFRAHFEATALGIQGSGWSILAWETLAQRPIICQLYDHQGNLPVGLVPLLMLDMWEHAFYLQYQNVKADYVKAWWNVVNWADVQARFEAARTNTTTLYTP